Proteins encoded in a region of the Enterococcus gilvus ATCC BAA-350 genome:
- a CDS encoding sigma-70 family RNA polymerase sigma factor, with the protein MNKRELSRWRNYSWGDDGDLAKNQKFLTALQKQAHLKEVICDLNERIKKLEEERQEIVQTIDKFTGLNQRILKMKYVDGLTLESIAVETGYSYSYIKSKHAELIRMIKFTKK; encoded by the coding sequence TTGAATAAACGAGAACTTTCAAGATGGCGTAATTATTCATGGGGTGATGATGGCGACCTTGCAAAGAATCAGAAGTTTTTGACTGCTTTGCAAAAACAAGCACATTTGAAGGAAGTGATTTGTGATTTGAACGAACGAATAAAAAAGCTAGAAGAAGAACGCCAGGAGATCGTTCAAACAATTGATAAATTCACTGGCTTAAATCAAAGAATTCTAAAAATGAAATACGTCGATGGATTAACTTTGGAATCAATTGCAGTTGAGACAGGATACAGCTATTCATACATCAAAAGCAAACATGCTGAATTGATTCGTATGATTAAGTTCACTAAAAAATGA
- a CDS encoding HNH endonuclease, whose product MAKYCRQEGCRNLIERGQYCEEHKRKKKVAKRYYSKNRSFYKSDDWKSLADYVRFRDGYKCTVCGKPVFGRDSQVDHKLPIWLRPELRLDEENCRLVCSSCHPKVEYQPKDEKEKSLRCSYDPANYF is encoded by the coding sequence ATGGCTAAGTATTGCCGGCAAGAAGGCTGCCGCAATCTAATAGAGCGTGGTCAGTATTGTGAAGAACACAAGCGAAAGAAGAAAGTTGCTAAACGTTATTATTCAAAGAACAGATCGTTTTATAAATCTGATGATTGGAAATCGTTGGCTGATTATGTTCGGTTTCGAGATGGTTATAAATGTACTGTTTGTGGCAAACCTGTCTTTGGTCGTGATAGTCAGGTTGATCATAAGTTACCAATCTGGTTAAGACCTGAATTGAGATTGGACGAAGAGAATTGTCGTTTAGTCTGTTCATCTTGTCATCCCAAAGTCGAATATCAACCAAAAGACGAAAAAGAAAAAAGTTTGCGGTGCAGTTATGATCCGGCAAATTATTTTTAA